In the Macadamia integrifolia cultivar HAES 741 unplaced genomic scaffold, SCU_Mint_v3 scaffold2490, whole genome shotgun sequence genome, one interval contains:
- the LOC122066605 gene encoding B3 domain-containing transcription factor NGA3-like, which translates to MEFAALEREGQQQYEEEEEEEMVADVAKNPMFSSCSTSSSSPSPSSNYSHYNKGLMPHPNISWGAQANDRQHQQRRRRQRLWLLGTLESKEEGTRCNNKAVLGEQDPSFSPRLDQMDLSSHQTQSSNSDADAGDTAAAGNGGSSSNGGNGPSGPMGSGSGGSSSCRIIEREHMFDKVVTPSDVGKLNRLVIPKQHAEKYFPLDSTTNEKGLLLSFEDRNGKPWRFRYSYWNSSQSYVMTKGWSRFVKDKRLDAGDIVSFQRGVGDLEAKEHFYIDWRRRPDAPDPSSSLLPPPLGLPLRHELSLGPPPPVPLRWSRLFLPTPNPTNPPNHMHFHPNHHHLNYDRTTHGHHHLLQFHHHNPINSPFNYSRSCYNYSGGGGGGGGGSGSADTSRSWGCYNQNCNYYNYNVVNTGGTGSGPGSGFYELRSSSTPQHDVGVGVGVVQEGTGGDGDAPMVIESVPVVHGKAAAKRVRLFGVNLDCPTPEDDDSDSEGDILSSTSSYNTIPCTTGMPSSHLSLYHLPSASSLPSLQLRVYSGAPLPTAPDQLPPNQSLSFNFDI; encoded by the coding sequence ATGGAGTTTGCTGCGTTGGAAAGAGAAGGGCAGCAGCAGTacgaggaggaggaagaagaggagatggttgcagATGTAGCAAAGAACCCAATGTTCTCGTCTTGCtcgacttcttcttcttcgccatCGCCTTCATCTAACTATTCTCATTACAACAAGGGCCTAATGCCCCACCCAAACATAAGTTGGGGGGCGCAGGCGAACGACAGGCAGCATCAACAACGACGACGACGACAACGGTTGTGGTTGTTGGGGACGTTAGAGTCCAAGGAAGAGGGCACGAGGTGTAACAACAAGGCAGTCCTTGGGGAACAGGATCCCAGTTTCAGCCCGAGACTCGATCAGATGGACTTATCTTCTCATCAGACTCAGAGCAGCAACTCGGATGCAGATGCCGGAGATACTGCTGCTGCTGGTAATGGTGGTAGTAGTAGTAATGGTGGAAATGGACCCAGTGGACCCATGGGTAGTGGTAGCGGTGGCAGCAGCAGCTGCCGCATCATCGAGAGAGAACACATGTTCGATAAGGTGGTCACACCCAGCGACGTCGGCAAGCTCAACCGCCTCGTAATACCAAAACAGCACGCGGAAAAGTACTTTCCACTGGACTCCACCACCAACGAGAAGGGCCTTCTCTTGAGCTTCGAGGATCGCAACGGCAAGCCATGGCGATTCCGATATTCCTACTGGAACAGCAGCCAGAGCTATGTGATGACCAAAGGCTGGAGCCGCTTCGTCAAGGACAAGAGGCTCGATGCTGGAGATATCGTGTCATTCCAGCGTGGTGTGGGCGACTTGGAGGCCAAGGAACATTTCTACATTGACTGGCGGCGACGCCCCGATGCCCCCGACCCATCATCATCCCTGCTGCCACCGCCTCTAGGTCTACCTCTTCGCCACGAGCTTTCCCTGGGCCCTCCGCCGCCCGTCCCACTCCGATGGAGCCGATTGTTCTTGCCCACCCCAAACCCGACCAATCCCCCAAACCACATGCATTTCCATcctaatcatcatcatctcaaTTATGACCGTACAACTCACGGTCATCACCATCTGCTTCAGTTCCATCATCATAACCCTATCAATTCCCCTTTCAATTACAGTAGAAGTTGTTACAATtacagtggtggtggtggtggtggcggtggaggTAGTGGATCTGCTGATACTAGTAGGAGCTGGGGGTGTTATAACCAGAATTGCAACTATTACAACTACAATGTGGTAAACACAGGAGGGACAGGTTCAGGTCCAGGGTCGGGTTTTTACGAGCTGAGATCGTCATCAACCCCACAACACGACGTAGGGGTCGGGGTTGGAGTAGTGCAAGAAGGTACGGGTGGGGATGGGGATGCCCCGATGGTTATCGAGTCGGTGCCGGTGGTCCATGGGAAGGCTGCAGCTAAGCGCGTTAGGCTGTTCGGTGTGAACCTGGACTGTCCTACTCCTGAGGACGACGACTCAGACTCTGAGGGCGATATTTTGTCCTCCACCTCCTCCTACAATACAATCCCTTGTACCACAGGAATGCCTTCTTCTCATCTCTCCCTTTATCACCTTCCTTCCGcttcttctctcccttctctccaaTTAAGGGTCTACAGTGGCGCCCCACTACCCACGGCACCAGATCAGCTTCCACCAAACCAATCCTTGTCCTTCAATTTCGATATTTGA